The DNA segment GATTTCGTTAAATCAGAAGAAATACCTAATACTTCAATGGTTTTTTCTTGTAATTTTTTCACTTCAGGATCGCTAATTTTAATTGCTTTTAATGAATCAATTGATTTGCTATTACGCTCAACCAAACTATCCATTGCTTCTTTCACTTGAACCAAATCACGGCTAAGAAGTTTCTGCTGATATTCCGCCTGAAAAGCAGCTTGCGTGCTTTCATTCGTTTGTGTCCACTCAACCAATTTTGCGTAATCTGCTTTAGGATCTACTTTTTCATTACAAGCGGCTAAAGAAAAGGCAAATAATGCTGCCAAACCTAATTTTACTAATTTATTCATTCAATGTTCCTTTAAAGTTTATGAATTAATTTTCCTAGCTATTAATCAGCTTAAGAAGTTTGCATTCTATCCTTAGCACTTATAGATTGCAAAATATATCGTTAAAAGTTTTGTAAAGATTGCAACAGTTTTTGACCGTATTCCGCACGCCAACCTTGTAACAACAAAGGCAGCTGATTTGGATCTTGTTGTTTAATCCAGCACCATTTCATTAGCTCTTCTAAGCTACGTTTGGTGGCCAAAACATCAGCGGGTAGATTCGCTGGTGTTATCTCTTTTAAACAATGCTGTAACGCTTTTAAAGCTGGGCGATAGCGTTCATCATCAGCCAAGCGAGAAATTGTCGCTGGATAATCTTCTACACTGCTTCGCCTTGCTTTATCTAAAATTTGCAACATTTTTTTGCCGTGAATACGCACCTCAGCGGTAGTTAAACCTAGTTCCAACAACTGCGACGTATTTTTGGGATCATTTTTTGCTAATAACCATAAATGTTCCGCTTTTACCACAAAATTTAGCGCTAAATCTCGTTTTATCGCTTCGTCATAACGCCATTTTGCTAGAAGTTTTAAACGCATCAATTCCTGTGCATTTAATCGCCAACTATTGGCAATATCCAAATATGCCATATCCGCTGATTTGCTCTGCTGGCTGTTTTTCACTAAATTTTCGCATTCAAATTGCACCGCACCTTGCCAAGGGCTTTGTGCAAGCTGTTGATCTAATTGTTGATGTAGGGGCAATAAATACCACACATCAGCCGCCGCATAACGGCACTGGCTATCGCTTAATGGACGTGCCAGCCAATCCGTACGCGAAGCGCCTTTGTCTAATTTAAGTTGAAAAAAATGCTCTACCAAACCTGCAAACCCTGCTGATGCACCAAGCCCTAAAAAATGCGCCACCACTTGCGTATCCACAATGGGGGTTGGCACTTGTTGAAAATAATGGTGAAAAATTTCCAAATCTTCTTTGCAAGCGTGCAACACTTTGACAATCCTTGGGTTCGCCAATAATTGAATAAAAGGCGAAAAATCGCTAATTTTGCTTGGATCAATCAAGCTCACAGTTTGCCCGTCATAAAGCTGGATCAGCCCTAATTTCGGGTAAAAGGTGCGAATTCGGATAAATTCGGTATCCAAAGCAATATGACGACACTGCGCTGCTTTTTGACAAACATCGAATAAAGTCTGATCGGATTCCACCATTTCAAACAAAGGTGGAGAATGAATTTCTTTAATCACTAAACTCATCGTTTTATAACATTCTAAAATCTAAAAATAACAATAATTTGTACCGCACTTTTGTCTCAACCTTTTGTTCCTAGTTCTGATCTTTTAATTTTCGCCATTGGGTAAATTGCGCCAAATTTTCTGCTTGTAAGAAAGGATTAACCCGTTTTTCTAGCCCCAAGGTGGTGGGTAAGCTTGGTTGGCGCTGTTGGCGTAAAGCGGCAATTTTCGCCACATAATCTGTCAAAAATGTTGATTTTGGCAACACTTTCTCGGCAAATTTTAAATTGCTTAAGGTATATTCGTGCGCAGGGCAAACAATGGTGCTATCAGGCAAGGCTTTGAGCCGTTGGAGCGAATCAAACATTTGTGCGTAATCCCCTGTAAACACGCGTCCGCAACCGCCCGAAAATAAAGTATCACCACAAAATAAATGACCGTCCACCACAAAACTCACGTGATTTTCCGTGTGACCGCCCGAGGGCAGCACTTGGATTTGATAATGCGTGGTGTGAATTTCCCCTTCATTAATGATTTGCGTTGCGCCCAAGTCTGCGGTTTCTTGTGGGCCAAAAACTGGGACATTAGGATAATGCTGTTTAAATTCTGCCAAGCCGCCAACGTGATCTTGATGCTTATGAGTAAGCAGCACCGCTTCCACTTCAAGCTGATGTTGCTGTAAATAAGCAAGCAAAGGCGCGCTTTCTGCGATGTCGATCACAATTACAGGTAAATTTTCTCGTGCATACAGCCAAATATAGTTATCATCAAGGGCAGGAATGGGTACTAACATATTGATCCTTATTAAAAATGAAGTGGAATATTTTAAACAATGCGCCAATAGAAACACCGCTAAGCTGGCAACAGGTGCCACAAGGTGCGCGCTATTGTAGCCTAATTCAGCAATATTTAACAAAGCACTTTGCACAAATTTCGGGAGATTATTGTCTCAAATTGGGCGCGTTAAGTGGTGAAGTGGCGTATTATCCTTGCGATCAACAAATTATTGTGAGCGAAAAAATTCCGCAAAATTTGACCGCACTTTCACAATGCCCACACATCGATTTAGTGCAAGCTCAAGCCACGGGACTGCCTTTTATTGATGAATGTTTCTCTGCCTGCTTACTTGCGCACGGCTTGCATTTCACCGCTGATCCGCACCAAGTGTTACGCGAAATTACGCGCACGCTCAACCAAGAAGGGATCTTATTTCTTTCCTTATTTAATCCGCTCAGCCTGTTTTCCCTTAAACAACATTTGCCTTTTGGCACAAATAAATTGCCGTTTCACCCTTATTTTGCCACTAGGATTGTGGATTGGCTAAGCCTGCTCAATTTCGATCTGCTTGATCAGCAATGCTTATCTTTGCAAGGGAAACCCCATTATTTTGGCGAAATAATGATCATTGTGGCACAAAAGCGCACGTTTCCAATGACCTTAAATCCCCAAACATCGCCCTTTTCCCCTGTTCTCAACCCTGCCAATGCGTTTCACCAAGCCGCCAAAGCGGAAAGGCTCATCAAAAACAACTCATTGAAATAACAAGCTAGTTTTGCTTTTTAACAGGATTTTCCCTTGCTGAATAGGCGAAACTTGCCTATTATGCACGGCTCAATATGATTCGCCTCTTAGATAACGAATAATACGAAATGACGGAGAACACAAAATGACCGAACAAACCTTTATTCCCGGCAAAGATGCCGCTCTTGAAGATAGCATTGCAAAATTTCAGCAAAAATTGACCGCACTTGGTTTCGATATTGAAGAAGCCTCGTGGCTCAATCCCGTGCCGAATGTTTGGTCTGTGCATATTCGTGATAAAGATTGCCCGCAATGCTTCACTAACGGTAAAGGGGCGAGCAAAAAAGCGGCGCTGGCTTCTGCCTTAGGGGAATATTTTGAACGTCTTTCCACCAACTATTTCTTTGCCGATTATTACCTTGGGCAAGATCTCGCCAATGCGCCTTTTGTGCATTATCCCAATGAAAAATGGTTTGAAATTGAAGATGAAACCGAGCT comes from the Avibacterium avium genome and includes:
- the rnd gene encoding ribonuclease D, coding for MSLVIKEIHSPPLFEMVESDQTLFDVCQKAAQCRHIALDTEFIRIRTFYPKLGLIQLYDGQTVSLIDPSKISDFSPFIQLLANPRIVKVLHACKEDLEIFHHYFQQVPTPIVDTQVVAHFLGLGASAGFAGLVEHFFQLKLDKGASRTDWLARPLSDSQCRYAAADVWYLLPLHQQLDQQLAQSPWQGAVQFECENLVKNSQQSKSADMAYLDIANSWRLNAQELMRLKLLAKWRYDEAIKRDLALNFVVKAEHLWLLAKNDPKNTSQLLELGLTTAEVRIHGKKMLQILDKARRSSVEDYPATISRLADDERYRPALKALQHCLKEITPANLPADVLATKRSLEELMKWCWIKQQDPNQLPLLLQGWRAEYGQKLLQSLQNF
- the gloB gene encoding hydroxyacylglutathione hydrolase, with the protein product MLVPIPALDDNYIWLYARENLPVIVIDIAESAPLLAYLQQHQLEVEAVLLTHKHQDHVGGLAEFKQHYPNVPVFGPQETADLGATQIINEGEIHTTHYQIQVLPSGGHTENHVSFVVDGHLFCGDTLFSGGCGRVFTGDYAQMFDSLQRLKALPDSTIVCPAHEYTLSNLKFAEKVLPKSTFLTDYVAKIAALRQQRQPSLPTTLGLEKRVNPFLQAENLAQFTQWRKLKDQN
- a CDS encoding class I SAM-dependent methyltransferase, which translates into the protein MKWNILNNAPIETPLSWQQVPQGARYCSLIQQYLTKHFAQISGDYCLKLGALSGEVAYYPCDQQIIVSEKIPQNLTALSQCPHIDLVQAQATGLPFIDECFSACLLAHGLHFTADPHQVLREITRTLNQEGILFLSLFNPLSLFSLKQHLPFGTNKLPFHPYFATRIVDWLSLLNFDLLDQQCLSLQGKPHYFGEIMIIVAQKRTFPMTLNPQTSPFSPVLNPANAFHQAAKAERLIKNNSLK